The genomic window ATGACACACCTATCATGAACAATGcaatgaatatgaattttataaaattcaacgTTAGACTGAAAGTTTATACTTTCtctgattttatatataagaaaacttttACTTTCTAAATTCATTGGAAAATTATGTATCTAgattgtagacaatataataGTTTAAATACATCATTTCTATAATGAATTTATAAAGTaaaagttttcttatatataggtcTTGAGGGAGTATCATATagataattttcataatattatttattaatagtttaatagtgttgtattttttttaaaaaaaaaagtttatatacatatatattatgcATGTATGAGGTGGAGTACATGTACTAAGTTACTCACACTCGCACTCATAcccatttattatttttaatttaacccttatgtaaaaaaaaatgattcccCCTCATAATAATGTGAAAAAATTTACAGAAGAATAAATCTTCACATTATAAGagggaataaaaaaaataggttaagtaaataaattgaaaaacatCATATTATATAGGATTAATAAGTGTTTACCTCTATTtcctcaaaaataaaaaaataaaaaaataagtgttTACTATCTTATAATATTAACGAATTTTAATTTAATCCcctgcagaaaaaaaaaattcattcccCCTCATAATAATGtgaaaaaatttatagaaaGATAAATCTTCACATTATAAGATgaaatcgaaaaaaaaaaattacagaaatTCGCTAATATTGCAAGGAGTAAATACCTAGAAATCCTATTAATTTCATGAACTTTGATGAACTGTTACCTTGATTCAGGGGCGGGCCTCTTCAAGGCTTGGTGTGgcgtggctatagccacaccagcccagcccaatttttttcttctaaaaataaataaataaatattttataaataattttaagttattttgtatatatattcgtacaaatattaatgtaaatattagtttagagtttattattgatgactGTAAGCCCCTCGTACATATATTAGTTTAAgtattagtgcaaatattagtttctAGTCTATTATTGATGAATATGGAAAGTATTATTTTAAGctatatatagtttaattttataacagTTAACTTTAACTTTGTTTGGCGAAAAAAGGTGAATAACTAATTGAGTTTGTAGTATTAGGTAAAATTACCAATTCAactgaaatataaatatgtaatgacataattaatatttaattttttgaagtaagataatatgagtaaaattgaaataaaaattaataagttataaactaattgaattagtttatcaaaataaactatatgcTAGTATAATATTgtgttctatatattttggtccaagGTAGGATCTTGTGAGACTCTAACAATagtaatatgcatgatttaacaattataatttttttttattcgaatataaattttgtggttttattttttatgtttgtttttttaaaaagaaattttatagTTCGTtgatttgttgttatttttttggatatacatATTGTATTAGTAAATCTCATAAATTATTTCTTGTTCTACtgaattattaataatttttttttgagtagtGCCTAAAATTTTAGCCCCACCAATTATTTGTGTCCGCCCCTGTGTTGACTCATTGCGACTAGTCCCGGACTCTCAATTGGATGGGACTATACGTGTAGTTCTGTAGATAAAAGATTAGAAAATGgattataatattaaattttggcTAAAATAATGTCCTTTTGCAGTATGGTGTGAAAGACATTCCACAGGCACAGCAGATTCCACATTTGGTAGGTTACATTGATCTATTGATATACTCCAAAATATAAAGTTGCATATGGAACAGAACAACTTAATCGTGTACTTGttggagaaaaagaaagaaaccgACCCCTACATTGTTTTTCTCCACTCCAATTTTCGTATACAGGAAAAGAGTTGACAAGCTATGAAAAACCAAAGCCTAATATAGGGATCCACATGTATGTGTTTGtctttttcaactaaaaaaagGGAAGAAGCACTCGATTACTCTTCCTTTTTCAAGGGATCACTTCACCTACGCAATTCTAATATGCACAAGTGCATCATGATTCATGTCTTTTATAGTGCATAAGTTTTTGATatcattataatgaatacgaattttacaaaattcaccgttggatagatagtttatatcatatagatcatccatgtcaaattttaaagaaattgaaaatcatatgatatgtcaTTCAGACCCATCAATATTAAcggtttttattaaataccgttaattttgatggatctcaatgaCATGtatatcatatgattttcaatttctttaaaatttgacacgactgatctatatgatacaaattttcaatccaaccgtagattttgtaaaattcgtattcgttataaaaatattattaatttgtacATCATAAAAAACTTGATGCACTTGTTCATATTAGCCAAAACCTCATATCATCATATCTATTTGTGGCTATGTTTGAACTAACAGCTTTAACTAGCTGAGGTTAGTTTAGgtttagtttaatttatatcAGGTTAATAAGTGTTTTAACCTGATATATTTGAATAAGTTTtgttttactaatattttttttatgctttacTCCTCTGTAATTTAAAGATTTCAATTCATATTCTTAAACTCTGAACACACGTGTTGTTGGCATATGACAGTACATTTTTTATACGCGGCATGCCaacttatcatttttaaaaaaaaaattctatttggGAATTTCATCACtaaataatgttttaaaaaatataaaataaaaaaataaacaaaaaagttaGTTTGGTTTCAAACAATTGTACCTTTTGGTGTGTTATTACACCATGTTTTTCTATTactagggtttttttttttttgacacattagGGGTTTAGTTTTTATCACTTGTGTttcatatatgttttgtttggcATTTATGCATTCTTTCTGGTGTTTCAATGGAGTTCCATGGTGAATATATATAGAAGGTACAAATCACAGTTTCAAAGTGGACCAACATTATATTTCTTTCGTgacaaaatacaaataaaatttacttctaagttcattgtttttatctgaattcataattttttactaacaaaaataATGTCTTTATAAGCTGTTTATTCATAAGTTACCtcgaaaaacttataataatatataaaaacttatttatgtATATAAGTTCTTTcacataagctaaaaaataagccaatctAAACGAGCTCAAAATCATTCacactatttttaattattttttatttttttattccagCTTAGAGGATTCTAATCTACAAATACAACGTTTTGTAGATAAAGTAATTCATCTCAAGTATTTTAAATAAGGGTATGCTAATTAGTGCATTCGGCCGATGTACTAGTTCTAGAAAAGGtcaattttgtattgaaaataatattgtttattAACTACACAAGTTCTAAAATTGTTTGTAAAACAAATTCTAAAATTATTATACTATATTTGGTATTCTTAACCAGTACTCCCTCCGatcttaattataagaaaatattcattttttagatacattgaaaattTGATGAATCTAGTTCATATTAttatctagatacatcaaactttTAATGTATCTGACTCCAGCGAGAACACTATCTTATTACGAGAAATGAGAATAATCAATATTATCTGTGAGATATAAATCAATGGCTGTGAGCCTTAATTACCATAtttcttccttattttatttaatacaaatcaattttttattacttacACAAATAAATCATTTCTAATCATCTCTTTGAATCCCGTCTTAGTGTggtgtatttttgttttttcgtcTTAATGCGGAGTATTATTGTTCCGTCTTGGTGCGACGtttatttgtttcaggttgTAGAATTAAATTTGGTCAAGTGCAGATCCAATCAACGACTTTGGTGTCATAAACACTACAGATCCGAAAGCATGAATATTTCAGAcataagtggttaatgagctcctcATAGGAAAAATTGTTCGAACTTGAATTCAGTTTCTGGAAATAATTCTTCGTGAGACTTTACTTATTTTACGGCTAAATTTTGGATTATCGGGGTCTCATTCCTTTGAGAATCACaggattaataaaaaaaaaaatagtgattattTATTACTACATTTTTCACAATTTAGGAACTAAATTAAattagggggctgctaacttagacccagttgggtctaagttagcaaggtgcaccttttcagttggacaaaaatacccattctttttaattaattaaccaaattaccatcaatggacgcggatccagtgtcgcgcgcgtaccgcaggaccatggttacaaaccgttgatttccatcagacagccaagatctgatctcatcaagactgtctgatcaatcagacagcccagatcatccgaatccatcagattccagcgcgtgcaccacactggattacaccctggagagagaagaatctactttttaaaagcaggacacgtgtcgctgtctgatcggctgggcgtgatttttttccatttaatactttgaactcaattatttcgttgtaaattaatttttttttttttttataccaaaattcataatttttttttctctacaaatagagacttggttcgtttgatttggacacagaaacaaaaacccaatttttcaataccttaatctcatttttcactaccttacatcaactcactgaaaccattctaccagcaaaatgatttcagattacaactctctgaaaccattgtaccagataaatggtttcagaagcaaacacaattaataaattactcactgaaaccattctaccagtaaaatggtttcagaatacaactatgtgcaaccattctacaagctaaatggtttcagaagcaaataactaataatcaacttactgaaaccattctaccagcaaaatggtttcagattacaactctctgaaaccattgtaccagataaatggtttcagaagcaaacacaattaataaattactcattgaaaccattctaccagtaaaatggtttcagaatacaactatgtgcaaccattctaccagtaaaatggtttcagaagcaaacattagtttttaattaccgttttatctcatttaattaactaaaaatagtttcaggtctccaaaaatttcataaaatataccaaacgttccagaatattatctactattttcctggtataatggtttcagtgagttggttgagtggtgcgtgttaaattacaacatacaagtaacgtatttagtagacaaaaaatgagattaaggtagtgaaaaattgcatttttttttcggtgtccaaatcaaacgaaccaagtctctatttgtagaaaaaaaaaattatgaattttggtataaaaaaaaaaataaaaaattaatttacaacgaaataattgagttcaaagtattaaatgaacaaaaatcacgtccagccaaccattgtgtgacacgtgtcctacttttaaaaagcaaatttttctctctccagggtgtaatccagtgtggcgcacgcgctggaatctgatggatcaggatgatctgggctgtcggattgatcagacagtcttgatgagatcagatcttggctgtctgatggaaatcaacggtctgtaaccatggtccttcggtacgcgcgcgacactggatccgcgtccattgatgggtattttggttaattaattaaaaagaatgggtattttggtccaattgaaaaggtgcaccttgctaacttagacctaactagggtctaagttagaaaaccccattaAATTatgtcgaaaaaaaaaaaaagactaaattaAATGTTTActtgaattgaattgaagtaTACTAAAAACGAAAAGTGGTGTTTAGGAACTAATCGTCGTCCGGTCCACACTCCACATAGAATAATCTCCGTATCTGATCTCATATACTTATAGATCTGTCTCTGTTTTTACCGTCGCATAAACCTTTCAACTCTCTGTGGCCCCATTCTTCTACAATGGCCACTGGAGTTAACAGAAAGATTTCCGCAGCATCAGCTCGTTCTCACACCAGGAGAGCCAACAAATCATCTTCTTTTCAGCTTCCTTCAGGTGGGTCTTCTCTCTTTCAcactcttttcttctttcttcatcaaagtttcaatttttgcatcgttttcatcattttttaagTCTAAATTTTAATGGGTCGTGCTTTAGCTTTAGAATTGAGGTTAGTATCCCACATAATTGCAATCCTTTGATCCATACTAACTGAATCAAACCAAGTTTTACCTGCTCAAGTGGGTAGCAAACTTTAGTTAAAGTCGAATCGATTGGGAGAATCTAAGTTCAATTCCTGACTGAAACAATAATTGGCTAGACTTTACTTACCCAGTGGTCAAACTCTAGATCACTAGGGTCTTTACCCCTAGCAATCAAAGGGTCAAGACCTCAAAGTTTTACACATGTTAAGGTTGAATCAATCAGGAgaatctaaatttttatttttttgggctttcaccaccagtttaatctgttTCTGGAGTTAGTTCTGACATctagtggttccagccccctcctgaATTAGGAGAATCCAAGTTTGATTCATGGCTGAAACAATTATTTAATTCTTTGTCAAACTCTACATTACAAGGACTCTTTCCCCTCAGAATCATAGGGTTAAGACCCCAAAGTTTACTTGTGTTCAGCATAAGCTAATTATTAAGTTGTATTTTGATATTGACTTATGGACTATACACCATAGTTTATGGTTTAAATTGTATTTATGCGTCTTTTAATTTGGCATTACATTACAAGTTCTCAGGAATACTTAGAACAACACTGGCAGTGTTGTTTATTGGATTTCTAGCATGGGCTTATCAAGCTGCTCAACCTCCTCCTCCCAAGATATGTGGCTCTCCAGATGGACCACCTATAACGGCTCCAAGAATCAAACTAAGAGATGGAAGACATTTGGCATACAAAGAGCACGGTGTTCCAAAAGACGAAGCAAAGTATAAAATCATCTTTATCCATGGTATCAACAGTTGCAGACATGACGCTGTGGTTGCCGAAACTCTATCACCTGtaattttctatatttcttttttcttctgtCTATTATAGCATTCTCAGATTTCTTCGTGATttgtataattatatataatgcGAGGTTTTTCAGGATATTGTTAAGGAATTGGGGATCTACGTTGTATCTTTCGACAGACCTGGCTATGGAGAAAGTGATCCTGATCCAAATCGTACGTTAAAGAGCATTGCTTTGGATATCGAGGAGCTTGCTGATCAGCTGGGATTGGGATCCAAATTCTACGTGATTGGTTTTTCCATGGGTGGACAAATTGCTTGGAATTGCCTTAAGTATATTCCTCACAGGTATGATTGAAGtcatgtttgaattgacttatttgtgacactgtttgagagagcttatgcaaacagtttatgacatgtccataagcactctaggatagcttatgaaaacaatttgactttattttatcttttgctatagtaatagcttatatataagtgtcagattttatatttggcctaactcatcctcacaaaaccggcttgtaaggtgagggttgcccaagctatataaacgttacacaggccatatctcttagcaatgtgggactaaatccaccccttcacacccaacacaatgaaggtgttggaggctgcaatgaaggcaacccaaatgccgcaattaggcggatgggggcggaccgcaatgaaggcggaatttccaacacaccccctcacgctcgggcccaatgggcctgaagcgtggacgatgcgggaagcccaacaatagatctaggataggctctgataccatgtcaaattttatattgggcctaactcatccttacaaaaccggcttgtaaagtgagggttgccaaagctatataaacgctacacaggccatatctcttagcaatgtgggactaaatccaccccttcacacccaacacaatgaaggtgttggaggctgcaatgaaggcaacccaaatgccgcaattaggcggatgggggcggaccgcaatgaaggcggaatatccaacacaccccctcacgttcAGGCCcatgtcagattttatatttggcctaactcatcctcacaaaaccggcttgtaaggtgagggttgccaaagctatataaacactacacaggTCATATCTCTttgcaatgtgggactaaatccaccccttcacacccaacacaatgaaggtgttggaggctgcaatgaaggcaacccaaacgccgcaattaggcggatgggggcggaccgcaatgaaggcggaatatccaacacaccccctcacgttcaggcccaatgggcctgaagcgtggacgatgcgggaagcccaGCAATAGATCTAAGATAgtctctgataccatattagaatttatgaggcctatactcaaccacaaaagctagcttgagagttgaggtttgcactacacttataaaggctatctttgccatatctctagccaatgtgggacttctaacacaccccctcacgtccagaactgaacaagctggaacgtgggatcaacaacaacgggtggcccgaatatgggaggtctccacaacaaacaacaaatggatctaggataggctctgataccatgtcagattttatatttggcctaactcatcctcacaaaaccggcttgtaaggtgagggttgcccaagctatataaacgttacacaggccatatctcttagcaatgtgggactaaatccaccccttcacacccaacacaatgaaggtgttggaggctgcaatgaaggcaacccaaatgccgcaattaggcggatgggggcggaccgcaatgaaggcggaatttccaacacaccccctcacgctcgggcccaatgggcctgaagcgtggacgatgcgggaagcccaacaatagatctaggataggctctgataccatgtcagattttatatttggcctaactcatcctcacaaaaccggcttgtaaggtgacgGTTGCCCAAGCTATATAAACgttacacaggccatatctcttagcaatgtgggactaaatccaccccttcacacccaacacaatgaaggtgttggaggctgcaatgaaggcaacccaaatgccgcaattaggcggatgggggcggaccgcaatgaaggcggaatttcCAACAATAAGCACTTAATATAAGTTGTTAGTTTTGTCCAAACAGGCCTATTCAGtttatttatagttttgttCTGTTGAGTGTTGACACTCAATTATATCACTACTATTTCTTTCTTGTTTTGTGTATACCTTTTTATTTCTCTCAACATTGACAGGTTGGCAGGTGTAGCGCTCTTAGCCCCAGTCGTCAACTACTGGTGGCCTGATCTTCCTGCAAACTTAACTGCAGAAGTCtattccaaaataaaattagaagacCAATGGGCACTTCGTGTTGCTCACTACACGCCATGGCTAACGTACTGGTGGAACACGCAGAGATGGTTCCCTATTTGTAGCGTAATTGCTCGTAGTCCAgataatttttcaaaacaaGACAAAGAGCTGTTATCTAAGTTGTTGAATCATAAAGAGAATTATGCGGTAAGTATCATGCTTTTAGGTTATtacaaaattggattttttttttcttcttcttttctttctattcTGGATGCAATGCATGGAGTTATTTAGCTGATAGTTTGTATTTGTTAAATTGATAAAAGttgatttaaaattttgttggtGATTATAAGAACTCACATTGACTGCACACAATCAGtttgtgtttttagttttttaaactGTTTAAAGCTACAAATGGATGTCTTCCATTTTTGAAGTCATTCATGAACAACTTTCACTACTTAGGACGTTTTtgtattgacttatttgagcttgtCTACTGAattaagcacttgtgagactatttttgagaacttatgaaaacaacttatgacacgtccataagctctccagaatagtttatgaaaattgaaaacaacgAATGACCtatttgaaaacaatttgactttatttgatcttttgttatataaatagcttatacataagcactcatatgataagtgtttatgctaTAGGATCTTAATTTAGTTGTTTATCCTTGTTATTCTTAATTTGTTATGTATTGAGAGTTTTATTTGTAATCATGTTATGTATTGTTGTttataatggaatggagtggagcGGAATAGAGTGGAGCGGAATAGAGTGGAGTGGAATGAgatggagcggaatggaataaatcttccattccattgtttggatattttaaaaaggagaggaacaaaattgaaggtaaGTGGTGGTATGGGATAAATTTATTCCATCCtattccattattattttacaaatccaaacaatggaacattattcTATTCCATCCctttccattccattccattttattccatcaatccaaacatagccttaagGTCCATTCATAgcttaaagaaaaagaaaaaaaaaacttttggaATTAATCACCACAATTGTTTGTCTTAGTTACAAATATTAtatgataaataataatacacAAAATAGTAGGGAAATGTAAACTATGATTGTTAATGCATTTTTCTTTCTCAGTTTTGATGAAGGAGAAGATGCAACTTTTGTAGGCAAATATTAACTTCTTCATAATACCTTCTTTCCTCTTCCATGGATTATCGGGAAAAAATCCTTAAAAATCATTGGTcaagaattttaaatattaaggTTATAGTCTGTGTCTTAGTGATTGGTATGAATACTGAATAGGATATTTGACGATTAcacttgtataatttttttccgtattttattttaatgcaTTTTGTGACAACGAAAAGATTAGCCACTgaaatatctatatatatatacggaTCTGGATTGAGTGCAGTCGGCACCCcttgactgcatgcagtcagcaAGACCATGTTCGTTTGATCAAAGATCGAACGGTTTAAATTTGAGGGTcagaatttatatattttaaaaaattgaaactgtATTAAAATCTGAGCCGTTCAATGTTGATTGGATGGCTACGATTTTGTTAGACCAATGCTGCTTTGACTTGGTTAGCTCGGCATAATGAGTGAATCAATCTTCATAGTGTATCTTGTGTTTATTGATTTTCCCTCGCATCCACGGATAACTGCCTGATAAGACCAATTTCGTACTATCTCAATTCTCACTTAATttcataactttttattttgcttCAACAGGCGCAGGTAAGACAGCAAGGTGTACATGAAAGCATCCACCGTGACATAAATATTGGATTTGGAAGCTGGGAATATACTCCATTGGATCTTCAAAATCCATTCCCAAACAATGAAGGTTCTGTTCATCTTTGGCAAGGTGATGATGATTTGTTGGTTCCTGTTACACTACAACGATGCATTGCAGAAAACCTTCCATGGATTCACTATCACGAACTTCCAGGTTCTGGCCATATCTTCCCTCACTTGGATGGTATGAGTGAGGCTATCATTAAGTCACTTTTA from Trifolium pratense cultivar HEN17-A07 linkage group LG1, ARS_RC_1.1, whole genome shotgun sequence includes these protein-coding regions:
- the LOC123903227 gene encoding uncharacterized protein LOC123903227, translating into MATGVNRKISAASARSHTRRANKSSSFQLPSGILRTTLAVLFIGFLAWAYQAAQPPPPKICGSPDGPPITAPRIKLRDGRHLAYKEHGVPKDEAKYKIIFIHGINSCRHDAVVAETLSPDIVKELGIYVVSFDRPGYGESDPDPNRTLKSIALDIEELADQLGLGSKFYVIGFSMGGQIAWNCLKYIPHRLAGVALLAPVVNYWWPDLPANLTAEVYSKIKLEDQWALRVAHYTPWLTYWWNTQRWFPICSVIARSPDNFSKQDKELLSKLLNHKENYAAQVRQQGVHESIHRDINIGFGSWEYTPLDLQNPFPNNEGSVHLWQGDDDLLVPVTLQRCIAENLPWIHYHELPGSGHIFPHLDGMSEAIIKSLLGVK